The following coding sequences lie in one Streptomyces venezuelae genomic window:
- a CDS encoding Wzz/FepE/Etk N-terminal domain-containing protein — MSDETIRLATIGQVLRRRWRLLAVLTLAGALVGYGASVALFPPRYTASASVLLPGQWEERELLTQAQVATSSSVVDRAAAELGLKGAAATELKDKVGAKATNGNIIKISGTAESPERAQELSDRVAQEFVRFSARLTGGDDNGTETGPEALRKKVEATNRRISDLADAADPGRTVEGVQARTSLEKLRASLEEAMKKLDQAETVSSKAGMVVMGKSPRPTGEAPPTRTQLMAGGALLFLVSAVIGHLATARTSRRLRTEPEIAAALRSELLGTVDVPDDGRAHGPDGGGPRALIRRFLGLDTRWDTPVPQRSADEAGRRIRYRRVCARLRNKVPAARRLLVVVPEGDDVAHLAAGQLVAESASDPSTTAANRGYPALRVVEVPVTRPVVPDSGAESGALVVLSAGQWTAAELTGIAEACADGRHEVVGVVVAGAVRARQDRTADQPPEKATLALAVRGDTTGGPA; from the coding sequence TTGAGCGACGAAACGATACGACTGGCCACGATCGGCCAGGTCCTCCGCCGGAGGTGGCGGCTCCTCGCCGTCCTCACCCTGGCGGGCGCACTCGTCGGGTACGGCGCCTCGGTGGCGCTGTTCCCGCCCCGGTACACGGCATCGGCGTCCGTACTCCTGCCGGGGCAGTGGGAGGAGCGCGAACTGCTCACCCAGGCACAGGTCGCCACCAGCTCGTCGGTGGTCGACCGCGCGGCCGCGGAACTCGGCCTGAAGGGCGCCGCCGCCACCGAGCTGAAGGACAAGGTCGGCGCCAAGGCCACGAACGGGAACATCATCAAGATCTCGGGTACGGCAGAGAGCCCGGAGCGCGCACAGGAGCTCTCCGACCGCGTGGCACAGGAGTTCGTCCGCTTCTCCGCACGGCTCACGGGCGGCGACGACAACGGAACGGAGACGGGCCCCGAGGCCCTGCGCAAGAAGGTGGAGGCGACCAACCGCCGCATCAGCGACCTCGCCGACGCGGCCGACCCGGGGCGGACCGTGGAAGGCGTACAGGCCCGCACCTCCTTGGAGAAGCTGCGTGCCTCGCTGGAGGAGGCCATGAAGAAGCTGGACCAGGCCGAGACCGTGTCCAGCAAGGCCGGCATGGTCGTCATGGGCAAGTCGCCCAGGCCGACCGGCGAGGCACCGCCGACCCGCACGCAGCTCATGGCGGGCGGGGCGCTCCTCTTCCTGGTGTCCGCCGTCATCGGCCACCTCGCCACCGCCCGCACGAGCCGCAGGCTGCGCACCGAACCCGAGATCGCCGCGGCGCTCCGCTCCGAGCTGCTCGGCACCGTCGACGTACCCGACGACGGGCGCGCACACGGGCCGGACGGCGGCGGCCCGCGCGCCCTGATCCGCCGGTTCCTCGGCCTCGACACCCGCTGGGACACACCGGTCCCGCAGCGCTCCGCCGACGAGGCGGGGCGGCGGATCCGCTACCGGCGCGTGTGCGCCCGCCTCCGCAACAAGGTGCCCGCCGCCCGGCGGCTGCTCGTCGTCGTGCCCGAGGGCGACGACGTCGCCCACCTGGCCGCCGGACAGCTCGTCGCCGAGTCCGCGAGCGACCCCTCCACGACCGCCGCGAACCGGGGGTACCCCGCGCTGCGCGTGGTCGAGGTCCCGGTGACCCGGCCGGTGGTGCCCGACAGTGGCGCCGAGTCCGGCGCCCTCGTCGTGCTCAGCGCGGGTCAGTGGACCGCCGCCGAGCTCACCGGCATCGCCGAGGCGTGCGCGGACGGCCGGCACGAGGTCGTCGGCGTCGTCGTCGCGGGCGCGGTCCGCGCCCGCCAGGACCGCACCGCCGACCAGCCCCCGGAGAAGGCCACCCTGGCCCTCGCCGTGCGCGGCGACACGACGGGAGGCCCGGCGTGA
- a CDS encoding Wzz/FepE/Etk N-terminal domain-containing protein: MTTNATADAPAPTPLFDLHSLVVSVRRRRRLWCSLALLGFLLGAALAVLMPPPPSAVTKVLVAHQEDQPNDTGTLIRTDVEILGTTRIAGKALQTLKSTEKPEDFLQDYRGTGLTNNLMQIDVTGKDDTEAVARAKALADAFVADHIRRMQAAAKAEAKALRDQRDRMRDELKEVNASIGDRSPETDPQDSASIESLFSRRAELTSRIADYDQRAEEAQMGTPKIIAGTQIVDAPRAVQQSLPKSAATKAAIGLVLGLVLGLALAAVTSVVADRPVLRREMAANLGASVIAELPRVPRRPAGRWQLKRTRVARERLAASLARTARGSREPVSLLELGCARSTSAIALEVAGVLAAEGPVVVIDGLPGSELADSRHIPGDVTVVGGERAATVSHQVRRIGVGSVAPGTAWTDLQHLGSQAVLVVRAGHGSAAWLHTVARQLADQRIPVIGVVLIDPDPRDRTDGTLWDGLHTALRGPHERPPRQNGTGQPRTERPSVPAARVPYSDQEAR; encoded by the coding sequence GTGACGACGAACGCGACCGCGGACGCCCCGGCGCCCACCCCCCTCTTCGACCTGCACTCCCTGGTGGTGTCGGTGCGCAGGCGCCGCCGCCTCTGGTGCTCGCTCGCGCTCCTCGGCTTCCTGCTCGGCGCGGCCCTCGCGGTCCTCATGCCGCCCCCGCCGAGCGCGGTGACCAAGGTGCTCGTCGCCCACCAGGAGGACCAGCCCAACGACACCGGAACGCTGATCCGCACCGACGTCGAGATCCTCGGGACCACCCGGATCGCGGGCAAGGCCCTGCAGACCCTCAAGTCCACCGAGAAGCCCGAGGACTTCCTCCAGGACTACCGGGGCACCGGCCTGACCAACAACCTCATGCAGATCGACGTGACCGGCAAGGACGACACCGAAGCGGTCGCCCGTGCCAAGGCGCTGGCCGACGCGTTCGTCGCCGACCACATACGGCGCATGCAGGCGGCCGCGAAGGCCGAGGCCAAGGCGCTGCGCGACCAGCGCGACCGCATGCGGGACGAACTCAAGGAGGTCAACGCGTCGATCGGCGACCGGTCGCCGGAGACCGACCCGCAGGACTCCGCGAGCATCGAGTCCCTCTTCTCCCGCCGGGCCGAGCTCACCTCGCGCATCGCCGACTACGACCAGCGCGCCGAGGAAGCCCAGATGGGCACGCCCAAGATCATCGCCGGTACGCAGATCGTGGACGCCCCGCGCGCCGTGCAGCAGTCGCTGCCCAAGTCGGCGGCGACCAAGGCCGCGATCGGTCTCGTCCTCGGGCTCGTCCTCGGCCTCGCGCTGGCCGCCGTCACCTCCGTGGTGGCCGACCGCCCCGTGCTGCGCCGCGAGATGGCGGCGAACCTGGGCGCCTCGGTCATCGCCGAGCTGCCGCGCGTTCCGCGCCGCCCGGCCGGCCGGTGGCAGCTCAAGCGCACCCGGGTGGCCCGCGAACGGCTCGCCGCCTCGCTGGCCCGCACCGCGCGCGGCTCCAGGGAACCGGTGTCCCTGCTGGAACTGGGATGCGCGCGCAGCACGAGCGCGATCGCCCTGGAGGTCGCCGGGGTGCTCGCGGCGGAGGGGCCCGTCGTCGTCATCGACGGCCTGCCCGGCTCGGAGCTCGCCGACAGCCGCCACATACCCGGAGACGTGACCGTCGTCGGCGGCGAGCGCGCCGCGACCGTGTCGCACCAGGTGCGCCGCATCGGCGTCGGCTCCGTCGCGCCCGGCACCGCGTGGACCGACCTGCAGCACCTGGGCAGCCAGGCCGTGCTCGTCGTACGGGCCGGACACGGCAGCGCCGCGTGGCTGCACACCGTCGCACGCCAACTCGCCGACCAGCGCATCCCGGTGATCGGTGTGGTGCTGATCGACCCCGACCCGCGCGACCGGACCGACGGCACGCTGTGGGACGGACTGCACACCGCGCTGCGAGGCCCTCATGAGCGGCCGCCCCGGCAGAACGGGACCGGGCAGCCGCGAACCGAGAGGCCGTCGGTACCGGCCGCACGGGTCCCGTACAGCGACCAGGAGGCCAGGTAA
- the asnB gene encoding asparagine synthase (glutamine-hydrolyzing): MCGIAGTYRWPDGKAVTDRLTDVLAHRGPDGSGRYSHPAGDGEVHLGHRRLAIIDLSETGAQPMVSDGLSLTYNGELYNAPELRAELTGAGVRFRGTSDTEVLLEAWRRWGTDCLPRLRGMFAFAVFDERTGELVLARDQLGIKPLFLLRRGGGMVFASELKALAAVTGGTLDVDHAALVASLLYYWVPDSRCAFRDAEKLPPGSWLRIRPDGREARGTYWNLKDVAAEGRERARSGERPDLAAIVEESTRQHLLSDVPVATFLSGGLDSSYLTALAARHQPGISAYTIGFRAADAKFEAMPDDLRYARQVAERYGVDLHEIEIAPNVLDLLPQMTYSLDEPIGDPAAINTFLICTAAREAGVKVMLSGMGADELFAGYRKHLANLLALRYQRVPAPLRSGVSGVVDRLPVATARRGYRSVRFAKRFLSFAGLPEETAFRRSYTMYDQDELLALVDPDLAGTVDDVLTEHADVYRDNELDDHVNRMCLTDARMFLPGLNLAYTDRSSMAASTEVRVPYVDVDVVRAAFTVPGDRKIVGRQGKAVLKEAATSILPKEIVYRPKGLFSAPLRAWMSRDLAPLVREVVNDGVLVNSGILRRDALARMVAEDAAGQRDFSKHLWHVLTLEYWYRGAVSGSGRSQAA, from the coding sequence ATGTGTGGCATCGCAGGAACCTACCGATGGCCCGACGGCAAGGCGGTGACCGACCGGCTCACCGACGTCCTCGCCCACCGCGGCCCCGACGGGTCGGGCAGGTACAGCCACCCCGCGGGCGACGGCGAAGTGCACCTCGGACACCGCCGCCTGGCCATCATCGACCTGTCCGAGACCGGCGCACAGCCGATGGTCTCGGACGGCCTCTCCCTCACCTACAACGGCGAGCTGTACAACGCGCCCGAACTCCGCGCCGAACTCACGGGCGCCGGGGTGCGCTTCCGCGGCACCTCAGACACCGAGGTGCTCCTGGAGGCCTGGCGGCGCTGGGGCACGGACTGCCTGCCCCGGCTGCGCGGCATGTTCGCGTTCGCCGTCTTCGACGAGCGCACCGGCGAACTGGTGCTCGCCCGCGACCAGCTCGGCATCAAGCCGCTGTTCCTGCTGCGGCGCGGCGGGGGCATGGTGTTCGCCTCCGAGCTCAAGGCGCTCGCCGCCGTCACCGGCGGAACCCTCGACGTCGACCACGCGGCCCTGGTGGCCTCGCTCCTCTACTACTGGGTGCCCGACTCGCGGTGCGCGTTCCGCGACGCGGAGAAGCTGCCGCCGGGCAGCTGGCTGCGGATCCGGCCCGACGGCCGGGAGGCGCGCGGCACGTACTGGAACCTGAAGGACGTCGCCGCCGAGGGCCGGGAGCGGGCCCGCAGCGGTGAGCGGCCCGATCTCGCCGCGATCGTCGAGGAGTCGACCCGGCAGCACCTGCTCTCCGACGTGCCCGTGGCGACCTTCCTCTCCGGCGGCCTCGACTCCAGCTACCTGACCGCGCTCGCGGCCCGCCACCAGCCCGGCATCTCCGCCTACACCATCGGATTCCGCGCCGCCGACGCCAAGTTCGAGGCGATGCCGGACGACCTGCGCTACGCCCGGCAGGTCGCCGAGCGGTACGGCGTCGACCTGCACGAGATCGAGATCGCCCCGAACGTCCTCGATCTGCTCCCGCAGATGACGTACTCCCTGGACGAGCCGATCGGCGACCCCGCCGCGATCAACACGTTCCTGATCTGCACGGCCGCCCGCGAGGCCGGCGTCAAGGTGATGCTCTCCGGGATGGGCGCCGACGAACTGTTCGCCGGGTACCGCAAGCACCTCGCGAACCTGCTCGCCCTGCGCTACCAGCGCGTTCCGGCGCCCCTGCGGAGCGGGGTGTCCGGTGTCGTGGACCGGCTGCCCGTCGCGACGGCGCGCCGCGGCTACCGCTCGGTGCGCTTCGCCAAGCGGTTCCTCTCCTTCGCGGGACTGCCGGAGGAGACCGCGTTCCGCCGCAGCTACACCATGTACGACCAGGACGAACTGCTCGCCCTCGTCGACCCGGACCTGGCGGGGACCGTCGACGACGTGCTGACCGAGCACGCCGACGTCTACCGGGACAACGAACTCGACGACCACGTCAACCGCATGTGCCTGACCGACGCCCGGATGTTCCTGCCGGGCCTCAACCTCGCCTACACGGACCGCTCCAGCATGGCCGCGTCGACCGAGGTGCGCGTGCCGTACGTCGACGTGGACGTGGTCAGGGCGGCGTTCACCGTGCCCGGCGACCGCAAGATCGTCGGCCGGCAGGGCAAGGCCGTCCTCAAGGAGGCCGCCACCTCGATCCTGCCCAAGGAGATCGTCTACCGGCCCAAGGGCCTGTTCAGCGCGCCGCTGCGGGCCTGGATGAGCCGGGACCTGGCGCCGTTGGTGCGCGAGGTCGTCAACGACGGCGTACTCGTCAACTCCGGGATCCTGCGCCGCGACGCGCTGGCCCGCATGGTCGCCGAGGACGCCGCCGGTCAGCGGGACTTCTCCAAGCATCTGTGGCATGTGCTGACCCTCGAGTACTGGTACCGCGGCGCTGTCTCCGGCTCCGGCCGGAGCCAGGCGGCCTGA